A genomic region of Rhodococcus oxybenzonivorans contains the following coding sequences:
- a CDS encoding SDR family NAD(P)-dependent oxidoreductase: MKLEGAVAVVTGGASGLGNATARALHERGAQVVLLDLPSSSGEVAAKEIGKGSYFTAADVTSAEEVASAIDFAASLGDLRVVVNCAGIATPGKVLGRSGALPLDDFERVVRINLVGTFNVLRLAAEKIAQTEPVDGERGVIIDTASVAAFDGQIGQPAYAASKGGVVAMTLPIARELARHLIRVVTIAPGIFETPMMAGLPEDAQKSLGQQVPHPSRLGKATEYAALAAHIVDNAMLNGETIRLDGAIRMGPR; the protein is encoded by the coding sequence GTGAAGCTTGAAGGAGCCGTAGCCGTCGTTACCGGCGGAGCATCCGGACTCGGCAACGCCACCGCCCGTGCTCTGCACGAGCGCGGCGCCCAAGTCGTGCTGCTCGACCTGCCCTCATCAAGCGGGGAGGTGGCCGCCAAGGAGATCGGAAAGGGCTCCTACTTCACGGCCGCCGACGTCACCTCCGCAGAGGAAGTGGCATCGGCGATCGACTTCGCCGCTTCCCTCGGCGACCTTCGCGTGGTGGTCAACTGCGCCGGAATCGCAACGCCCGGCAAGGTCCTCGGACGCTCGGGGGCTCTGCCCCTCGATGATTTCGAGCGCGTCGTCCGCATCAATCTTGTCGGCACCTTCAACGTGCTCCGCCTGGCTGCGGAGAAAATCGCCCAGACCGAACCCGTCGACGGGGAACGCGGCGTCATCATTGACACTGCCTCCGTCGCCGCGTTCGACGGCCAGATCGGCCAGCCCGCTTACGCGGCATCCAAGGGCGGCGTCGTCGCGATGACGCTGCCGATCGCCCGCGAACTGGCCCGCCACCTGATCCGTGTTGTCACCATCGCACCAGGAATTTTCGAAACGCCGATGATGGCGGGGCTTCCGGAGGATGCGCAGAAGTCTCTCGGGCAGCAGGTACCGCACCCGTCCCGGTTGGGTAAAGCCACCGAGTACGCAGCCCTCGCCGCACACATTGTCGATAACGCCATGCTTAACGGCGAAACCATCCGCCTCGACGGCGCCATCCGAATGGGACCTCGATAG